Proteins co-encoded in one Metabacillus sp. KUDC1714 genomic window:
- a CDS encoding carbohydrate ABC transporter permease: MHLLSRNKWPAIIGLAPAFIIYVLFAIIPIIISFYYSVMEWDGFTEMRFIGLGNFKEALSDPIFWQALKNNLFVVVASVFGQVPIALFFALLLNRKMKGGKLFRTIGFMPVVISTVIISLVWGMMYNSRRGLFNQMLEGVGLENLTQNWLGDPKWAMISVCITMIWQFVGLYLIIFLAALQNIPQELYEAAEIDGASGFKRTLHITLPMMRETIIVAVILCISGSLRTFDLIYVMTAGGPGHSTEVLAMYMFDQTFSSTRYGYGSTLSLFIFFFSLGLVYLSTLILRRKSE; this comes from the coding sequence ATGCATTTATTAAGTAGAAATAAATGGCCAGCTATTATCGGGTTAGCTCCTGCTTTCATCATATATGTATTGTTTGCGATTATCCCTATTATTATCTCTTTCTATTATTCTGTGATGGAGTGGGATGGATTTACCGAAATGAGGTTTATTGGATTAGGTAACTTTAAAGAGGCATTATCTGATCCGATTTTTTGGCAGGCTCTGAAAAACAACCTGTTTGTTGTCGTGGCATCTGTTTTTGGTCAGGTTCCAATTGCATTATTTTTTGCTCTTTTGCTAAATAGAAAAATGAAGGGCGGAAAATTATTTCGAACAATTGGCTTCATGCCTGTCGTTATTTCAACTGTCATTATCTCTTTAGTATGGGGAATGATGTATAACTCTAGACGAGGGTTGTTTAACCAGATGCTTGAAGGAGTTGGATTAGAAAACTTAACCCAAAACTGGCTAGGAGATCCAAAATGGGCGATGATTTCCGTTTGTATCACAATGATTTGGCAGTTTGTTGGTCTATATTTAATTATCTTCTTAGCTGCATTGCAAAATATTCCACAAGAGTTGTATGAAGCAGCTGAGATTGATGGTGCTTCTGGATTTAAACGAACGTTGCATATTACTCTCCCAATGATGAGAGAAACAATCATTGTAGCTGTTATTTTATGTATTAGTGGAAGCTTGCGGACGTTTGATTTAATTTACGTCATGACAGCTGGGGGACCAGGTCATTCAACAGAGGTTTTAGCTATGTATATGTTTGATCAAACATTCTCTTCCACACGATATGGATATGGAAGTACGTTATCATTATTTATCTTCTTCTTTAGCTTAGGGCTCGTCTATTTATCAACACTCATTCTAAGAAGAAAATCCGAGTAG
- a CDS encoding carbohydrate ABC transporter permease, translating to MPQTIIYNQRNISVEDRTLKAKKVSKKTIIYLLLGVYALINAYPILWMFLNSFKDNMDFAKNPFGLPVQWMFENYKTAWETARLDTYFLNSVIVSVAAVIITVFAGALASYFLARFTYKWGKAMYGFFVFGMLIPIHATLVPMFILMKNIGLLNTHIGLILPYIAFNLPITIFILVSFMRAFPSDIEESAIMDGCGVFRIFWSIILPMTKPAIATVVILNFIHNWNEFSFALVLINDEALKTLPLGLANFAGQFTTNYGAQMAGLTIAIIPTIIIYMLLEEHLVKGMTAGAVKG from the coding sequence ATGCCACAAACAATTATCTATAACCAGAGAAATATCAGTGTGGAAGATCGAACGTTGAAGGCAAAAAAGGTCTCGAAAAAGACGATTATCTATCTTCTACTAGGTGTATATGCTTTAATAAATGCTTATCCTATTTTGTGGATGTTCCTAAATTCATTTAAAGACAATATGGATTTTGCGAAAAATCCTTTTGGATTACCGGTGCAATGGATGTTTGAAAACTATAAAACTGCTTGGGAGACCGCAAGACTTGATACGTATTTTTTAAATAGTGTCATTGTATCTGTTGCAGCGGTTATTATCACAGTATTTGCAGGTGCCCTAGCATCTTATTTTCTCGCTCGTTTTACGTATAAGTGGGGAAAGGCAATGTATGGATTCTTTGTTTTTGGAATGCTAATACCGATTCATGCAACATTAGTACCCATGTTTATCCTAATGAAGAATATCGGATTACTAAACACACATATCGGGTTAATTTTACCCTATATTGCCTTTAATCTACCGATTACGATTTTTATTTTAGTTAGTTTTATGAGGGCTTTTCCAAGTGATATTGAAGAGTCTGCAATTATGGACGGATGTGGAGTATTTCGCATTTTTTGGTCAATCATACTCCCGATGACAAAGCCGGCAATTGCAACAGTTGTCATTTTAAACTTTATTCATAACTGGAATGAGTTTTCGTTTGCACTAGTGCTTATTAATGATGAAGCACTTAAAACCCTTCCATTAGGGCTAGCTAATTTTGCTGGACAGTTTACAACAAATTATGGTGCACAAATGGCAGGACTTACAATTGCGATTATTCCAACCATTATTATCTATATGCTTTTAGAAGAACATCTCGTGAAAGGGATGACAGCTGGTGCAGTAAAAGGGTAA
- a CDS encoding sensor histidine kinase: MFRVINDINNVSSPIGLVTIRLDASKLYDLIETNSRGKKQMFVLDQNNDVVLHYNQKYIGKKYPDKALLVSIKKIDDKVGAINYKKSGEDFTVVTQPLTGTNLSLVALVDKESVAEGLTGLQASIKLMIIVLTLLGILAMIGFYHFNIKRILYLTNQTQRVEKGDFFARVPDMSSDEIGLLGYRFNQMVDRIRFLIDSKYKMEIRNRESELKLLQSQINPHFLYNTLDMIRWTARLEHAMETSKLIEQLSKMFRISLNRGNHWISLKDELTYSQIYLELQKGRLGNHLTFTFYCDHEVLKAKVLKQMIQPLIENSIHHGFENFRISRHIYIRCFREASKVIIDVIDNGKGFPSEDFQAYIRNGYALSNIQDRLYLAFGDDAQISIILKDSPGAWVRVMIPYQENGLDKKV, translated from the coding sequence TTGTTTCGTGTCATAAATGACATCAATAATGTGTCTAGCCCAATTGGCTTGGTAACGATCCGGCTTGATGCTAGTAAGTTATATGATTTAATCGAAACGAATTCACGCGGAAAAAAACAAATGTTTGTCTTAGATCAAAATAACGATGTTGTTCTTCATTATAATCAAAAATACATTGGTAAGAAATATCCTGATAAAGCTCTCTTGGTATCTATCAAAAAAATTGATGATAAGGTAGGGGCTATTAATTATAAGAAGAGTGGAGAAGACTTTACTGTTGTAACACAGCCATTAACTGGTACGAATTTATCACTAGTTGCTTTAGTTGACAAGGAATCTGTTGCAGAAGGATTAACAGGTCTACAAGCTTCGATTAAATTGATGATCATAGTATTAACCTTATTAGGAATACTCGCGATGATTGGCTTTTATCATTTTAATATTAAGCGCATTCTTTATTTAACAAACCAAACTCAACGAGTTGAAAAAGGAGATTTTTTTGCTAGGGTTCCTGATATGTCAAGTGATGAAATTGGCTTATTAGGTTATAGGTTCAATCAAATGGTCGACCGGATAAGATTTCTAATCGATAGTAAATATAAAATGGAAATTAGAAATAGAGAATCTGAATTAAAATTATTACAAAGCCAAATCAACCCTCATTTTCTTTATAACACACTAGATATGATTCGCTGGACTGCAAGACTTGAACATGCAATGGAAACGAGCAAATTAATTGAACAGTTATCAAAAATGTTCCGAATTAGTTTAAATCGTGGAAATCACTGGATTTCTCTTAAGGATGAACTAACCTATAGTCAAATATATTTAGAACTGCAAAAAGGTCGGTTGGGAAATCATTTAACATTTACATTTTATTGTGATCATGAGGTACTTAAAGCAAAAGTATTAAAACAAATGATTCAGCCTCTCATTGAAAACAGTATTCATCATGGATTTGAAAATTTTCGTATTTCGAGGCATATCTATATTCGTTGTTTTCGAGAAGCGTCTAAGGTCATCATTGATGTGATTGATAATGGAAAAGGGTTTCCAAGTGAAGATTTTCAAGCGTATATAAGAAATGGATACGCGCTGAGTAATATTCAAGATCGGTTATATTTAGCATTTGGAGATGATGCGCAAATTTCGATCATTCTAAAAGACTCTCCTGGTGCGTGGGTCAGAGTTATGATTCCTTATCAAGAAAACGGCTTGGATAAAAAGGTGTAG
- a CDS encoding response regulator transcription factor, translating to MKLKLLIVDDEPIICQGLKMTVPWDEFCVEVVGEAYDGEEALSILEETHVDIIITDVNMPVMDGLELAEKVAKRFQHIRMIIISGFDEFEYAKRAIRLGVSDYLLKPVDIDELMKLVKVIQKEMEKERDKASIFSMKQLLSSIVMGQEVDINVNLKDNNFSGYQFLCSEIDDYDSTISQVNEDDRKLLKQRWKSKISEELRIKGLMSVSLFLDENRLLTCCKVMNDLSDFAELFYEVVERVSNQLGFSLSGCYSSLGKETHDILKSYQLVTEGIEIVHCIPEKVYHAKTLPTHITDLEITRFEKCLSKMLSDEHPEIQKIIGDLFTHFEKNQMCLLNDVVNVLKKLEKKLFTNLPEYQYLRFSENVNITIYNSYKAIKCLFMKDIEDYIRFQSTTQGGQHWLIMKAVNYIKENYASDLKASEVANVINVSPNYFSQLIKQETGTHFNDYLHDVRLNQAKVLLKETPFRVFEIAEMVGYKDYKYFVHIFKKSTTITPTKYRKIVTDFNS from the coding sequence ATGAAGCTAAAACTGTTGATCGTAGACGATGAACCAATCATTTGCCAAGGGTTGAAAATGACAGTACCATGGGATGAGTTTTGTGTAGAAGTGGTTGGTGAGGCGTACGATGGTGAAGAAGCACTTAGCATATTAGAAGAGACCCATGTTGATATCATTATAACGGATGTAAACATGCCTGTAATGGATGGATTAGAGCTAGCAGAGAAGGTTGCAAAGCGTTTCCAACATATTCGCATGATTATCATTAGTGGGTTTGATGAGTTTGAATATGCAAAACGTGCAATAAGGTTGGGAGTAAGTGATTACTTATTAAAGCCAGTTGATATTGATGAACTGATGAAACTAGTTAAAGTGATCCAAAAAGAAATGGAAAAGGAAAGAGATAAAGCATCGATTTTCAGTATGAAGCAACTGCTTTCTTCAATTGTTATGGGGCAGGAAGTGGATATAAATGTAAACCTAAAAGACAATAATTTCAGCGGATATCAGTTTCTTTGTAGTGAAATAGACGACTATGATTCAACCATCTCGCAAGTAAATGAAGACGACCGGAAACTTTTAAAACAGAGATGGAAATCCAAAATAAGTGAGGAGCTTAGAATAAAGGGCTTAATGTCTGTATCACTATTTTTGGATGAAAATCGCTTACTCACCTGTTGTAAAGTGATGAACGATCTAAGTGATTTTGCTGAACTCTTTTATGAAGTCGTTGAAAGAGTTAGTAATCAATTAGGGTTTAGTTTAAGTGGATGCTATTCGTCATTGGGAAAAGAGACACATGATATTTTGAAATCTTATCAGCTCGTTACTGAAGGAATAGAAATTGTACATTGTATACCAGAAAAGGTGTATCACGCTAAAACACTACCAACACATATAACTGATCTTGAAATAACAAGATTTGAAAAATGTTTGAGCAAAATGCTAAGTGATGAACACCCAGAAATTCAAAAGATTATTGGTGATCTTTTTACTCATTTTGAGAAAAATCAAATGTGTTTATTGAACGATGTTGTCAATGTACTAAAAAAGCTAGAAAAGAAACTATTTACTAATCTACCGGAATACCAGTATTTAAGATTTTCGGAAAACGTTAATATAACAATCTATAATTCTTATAAAGCAATTAAGTGCCTATTTATGAAAGACATTGAAGATTACATTCGTTTTCAATCTACAACACAAGGTGGTCAACATTGGTTAATTATGAAAGCGGTTAATTATATAAAAGAGAACTATGCAAGTGATCTAAAAGCGTCTGAAGTAGCAAATGTAATAAATGTTTCTCCAAATTATTTTAGCCAACTTATAAAACAAGAAACAGGGACTCATTTTAACGATTATTTACATGATGTTCGTCTAAACCAAGCAAAAGTCTTGTTAAAAGAAACACCTTTTCGTGTATTTGAGATTGCTGAAATGGTTGGGTACAAGGATTATAAATATTTTGTTCATATTTTCAAAAAAAGTACTACGATTACCCCTACTAAATACCGGAAGATAGTAACTGATTTCAATAGTTAA
- a CDS encoding glycoside hydrolase family 2 protein: MLQSEVQCSDNFFNLSPGETKSIQLRHLEEDNNYCN; the protein is encoded by the coding sequence ATTTTACAAAGTGAAGTTCAATGTTCAGATAACTTCTTTAATTTATCTCCAGGCGAAACAAAATCGATTCAATTACGTCATTTGGAAGAAGATAATAATTACTGCAATTAA
- the uxuA gene encoding mannonate dehydratase, producing the protein MRMGFRWFGEGNDTISLQDIKQIPGTEGIVWALHDIPVGEEWPMEKILEVKEQADKFNLNIDVVESVNIHEDIKLGLPTRDRYIQNYNTTIERLAAVGVKVICYNFMPIFDWFRVDLYKPLSDGSTALFYEHAKVKDIDPFELVNQNANNLEYKMPGWEPERLKDLSNLFEAYKNVSEEKLWNNLAYFLESVIPVAEKHDIKMAIHPDDPPWSIFGLPRIITNKENIRKHLNLVDSPYNGVTLCSGSLGANPSNNIPEMIREFADRIPFAHIRNIKVFENGDFVETSHRSCDGSVDINEIVKAYHEVGYTGYVRPDHGRHIWGEKCRPGYGLYDRALGIMYLWGIWDTLERIKESR; encoded by the coding sequence ATGAGAATGGGCTTTCGATGGTTTGGTGAAGGAAATGATACGATATCTTTACAGGATATTAAACAGATCCCTGGAACAGAAGGAATTGTATGGGCTCTTCATGATATCCCGGTAGGTGAAGAATGGCCAATGGAGAAAATTTTAGAAGTAAAAGAACAGGCAGATAAGTTTAACCTAAATATTGATGTAGTGGAAAGTGTAAATATCCATGAAGATATAAAACTTGGATTACCAACGAGAGATAGGTATATTCAAAACTATAATACAACCATAGAAAGGCTGGCTGCTGTTGGAGTAAAGGTTATTTGCTATAATTTCATGCCGATTTTTGACTGGTTTAGAGTAGATTTATATAAACCATTAAGTGATGGTTCTACAGCTTTATTTTATGAACATGCAAAGGTAAAGGATATCGATCCATTTGAACTTGTAAACCAAAATGCAAACAATTTGGAATATAAAATGCCAGGGTGGGAGCCAGAAAGATTAAAAGATTTGTCTAATCTTTTTGAAGCCTATAAAAACGTCTCAGAAGAAAAGCTTTGGAACAATCTTGCGTATTTTTTAGAGTCAGTTATCCCTGTAGCAGAAAAACATGATATAAAAATGGCGATTCATCCTGATGATCCACCATGGTCTATATTTGGTCTTCCGCGAATTATTACAAATAAAGAAAATATCCGTAAGCACTTAAATTTAGTAGATAGTCCTTACAACGGGGTTACTCTCTGTAGTGGCTCCCTAGGTGCTAATCCGAGTAATAATATCCCTGAAATGATCAGAGAATTTGCAGATAGAATCCCATTTGCCCATATTCGGAATATAAAAGTATTTGAGAATGGTGATTTTGTTGAAACTTCTCATCGTTCATGTGATGGGTCAGTTGATATAAATGAAATTGTCAAAGCTTATCATGAAGTTGGTTACACAGGATATGTCAGACCTGATCATGGTAGACATATTTGGGGAGAAAAATGCCGACCTGGCTACGGGCTTTATGATCGTGCTTTAGGAATCATGTATCTTTGGGGGATATGGGATACTTTAGAAAGAATAAAGGAATCAAGATAA
- a CDS encoding MFS transporter: MLTKNPLFPLRLFMFFISAISSMVISFFPIYFQNKGLTSSQIGWFLAIGPFVGLIAQPIWGYTSDKYKTVKKILFVCLLGLVVSVIWLFQIDSFLWVLIVGSVFFFFFSPIIPLADNLGKRLSQLHSVTFGSIRMWGSIGFALISLVSGFLLSKFGIGFLVIPITVFAIVTCLLALLLSDAKAGNKKVNYKNIGLLFKDPTLLAFFFLISLIMLTHRTSDSFISLYLFDLGGNEMLVGWIWFIGVSSEALLFFLSSRWFRSSSPIIYMIIAGFLYSVRWILTAFVEDPTMLLSIQILHGICFAIAFLGALEYLYKAIPEELQATGHMVFVGISFGITGIIGSSIGGIVFENYGGTTLYLLLAGSAFTGMIGFILFYLKDRKAGLKQMKGVEGAS; this comes from the coding sequence ATGTTAACAAAAAATCCGCTTTTCCCTTTAAGGCTATTTATGTTTTTTATTAGCGCCATTTCCTCAATGGTGATCAGCTTTTTTCCAATCTACTTTCAGAACAAAGGACTTACGAGTTCACAAATCGGTTGGTTTTTAGCGATAGGTCCATTTGTTGGTCTTATTGCTCAACCAATATGGGGATATACGAGCGATAAATACAAAACAGTCAAAAAAATACTGTTTGTTTGCTTACTTGGCTTAGTTGTTAGTGTGATTTGGTTGTTTCAAATCGATTCTTTTCTCTGGGTACTTATTGTAGGCTCAGTTTTTTTCTTCTTTTTCTCACCAATTATTCCCCTTGCAGACAATCTTGGGAAAAGACTATCTCAGCTTCATTCCGTAACATTTGGTTCCATTCGAATGTGGGGATCAATTGGTTTTGCTTTAATCTCACTTGTTAGCGGGTTTTTACTTTCTAAGTTTGGCATAGGGTTTTTAGTGATTCCAATTACAGTATTTGCGATTGTAACATGTTTGTTAGCATTGCTATTATCAGATGCTAAGGCAGGAAATAAAAAAGTAAACTATAAAAATATTGGTCTACTATTTAAGGATCCGACACTATTAGCATTCTTTTTCTTGATTTCACTAATAATGCTTACACATAGGACTAGTGATTCCTTTATTAGCTTGTATTTATTTGATCTAGGAGGAAATGAAATGCTTGTGGGCTGGATTTGGTTCATTGGTGTTTCAAGTGAGGCGCTATTATTCTTTTTAAGCAGCAGGTGGTTTAGATCCTCTAGTCCGATTATTTATATGATTATCGCTGGGTTTCTTTACAGTGTCCGATGGATTTTAACAGCATTTGTAGAAGATCCGACCATGCTATTATCTATTCAAATCCTCCATGGAATCTGCTTTGCTATTGCCTTTTTAGGTGCACTTGAGTATTTGTATAAAGCCATTCCAGAAGAATTGCAGGCAACCGGACATATGGTATTTGTCGGAATCTCCTTTGGAATAACCGGAATTATCGGTTCATCGATCGGTGGTATTGTGTTTGAAAATTATGGCGGAACAACCTTATATCTATTATTAGCGGGATCCGCTTTTACAGGAATGATTGGGTTTATTCTGTTTTACTTGAAAGATAGAAAAGCAGGATTAAAGCAAATGAAAGGTGTAGAGGGAGCTAGTTAG
- a CDS encoding magnesium transporter CorA family protein: MDQKNWKWHRFTNSEDVKKMQQFINVGESHFISKWLSEINSNKSNCIKIEQINEDNYLLKGALVYDQNFNDEREYKIFHFYLTTETFITVDLDLSIFKNSDIEQILRHISNSKNPIEGFLLILKEILAEYLIKIDVFEGELRELVWGIHNKNKTSILEKIYKRRHDLLVWSNLLIPINELIMAIEESYLDVIHNNKIFMRTDKRIKRALYLINEYEHEVDAIINLEEVISSHRGNEIMKTLTVMTAIFTPVMAWGALWGMNFKFMPELEWKYGYFVSLLIITISMVSVYVYLKMKGWTGDLLKGKKKGAFFK, translated from the coding sequence ATGGATCAAAAAAACTGGAAGTGGCACAGATTCACTAATAGTGAAGATGTGAAGAAAATGCAGCAATTTATTAATGTTGGAGAGAGCCATTTCATAAGTAAATGGCTCAGTGAGATTAATAGTAACAAATCAAATTGCATAAAAATTGAACAAATCAACGAAGATAACTATCTGCTTAAAGGAGCGCTCGTTTACGACCAAAATTTCAATGATGAACGTGAATATAAGATCTTTCATTTTTATCTAACGACAGAAACATTTATTACAGTTGATTTAGACCTTTCTATCTTTAAAAATAGTGATATTGAACAGATCCTACGTCACATTAGTAATTCAAAAAATCCTATTGAAGGATTCCTACTAATTTTAAAGGAAATACTTGCTGAGTATTTAATCAAAATTGATGTTTTTGAAGGAGAGCTACGTGAACTTGTTTGGGGAATTCACAATAAGAATAAAACGAGTATCCTCGAAAAAATTTATAAACGACGACATGATTTACTTGTTTGGAGTAATTTGCTCATTCCGATAAATGAGCTGATCATGGCAATAGAAGAAAGTTATCTTGATGTAATACATAATAATAAAATTTTTATGCGTACGGATAAACGGATAAAAAGAGCGCTTTATTTAATTAATGAATATGAGCATGAGGTTGATGCAATTATTAATTTAGAGGAAGTCATTTCTTCACATCGCGGAAATGAAATAATGAAAACATTAACTGTAATGACGGCTATATTCACTCCTGTTATGGCATGGGGTGCCCTTTGGGGGATGAATTTTAAATTTATGCCTGAACTAGAATGGAAATACGGATATTTTGTTTCCCTATTAATAATCACAATCTCGATGGTTTCTGTGTATGTCTACCTTAAAATGAAAGGTTGGACAGGTGACCTTTTAAAAGGGAAGAAAAAAGGGGCATTTTTCAAATAA
- a CDS encoding TrkA C-terminal domain-containing protein: MTLLFLLIYFAIIMTVIEIHVILFHLTGLKKKVSRFQVISMMTGTGYTTGESEFILSHPFRRKLGIFLILFGAFSLAVIISSVSSLLEDDLRTRAILYIAAFVICVFSMLKAPFVQKFLLNKLEYKSREIEEDTTTLPIREVSLKEEDEQVFEFQIKSDSPLINNKMTEIIKEQDSVDFDFLMIKREDVKIRKNIEETKLQSGDQLYLFGKKQVIEKTFTKEK, encoded by the coding sequence TTGACACTACTATTTTTACTCATTTATTTTGCAATAATTATGACGGTTATTGAAATTCACGTGATTTTATTTCATTTAACTGGACTAAAGAAGAAGGTGTCAAGATTCCAGGTTATTTCCATGATGACGGGGACAGGATATACAACAGGTGAATCAGAGTTCATTTTATCCCACCCATTCCGAAGAAAGCTTGGAATCTTTTTAATCTTGTTTGGCGCATTTTCCTTAGCGGTTATTATCTCTTCTGTTAGTAGTCTTTTAGAGGATGATCTAAGAACAAGAGCCATCCTCTATATAGCAGCATTTGTTATTTGTGTTTTTAGTATGTTAAAAGCACCGTTTGTTCAGAAATTCCTCTTAAATAAACTTGAATATAAAAGTAGAGAAATCGAAGAAGATACGACTACATTACCAATTAGGGAAGTCTCGTTAAAGGAAGAGGATGAGCAAGTATTTGAATTTCAAATAAAAAGTGATTCTCCTCTTATTAATAATAAAATGACAGAGATCATAAAAGAGCAAGATTCAGTCGATTTTGATTTCTTGATGATAAAAAGAGAGGATGTAAAGATTCGAAAAAATATTGAGGAAACAAAATTACAATCAGGTGATCAGCTTTATTTATTCGGGAAAAAACAAGTAATTGAAAAGACATTCACAAAAGAAAAATAG
- a CDS encoding GlsB/YeaQ/YmgE family stress response membrane protein, which yields MEFLWALIIGGIIGWLAGLIVGKDIPGGVIGNIIAGFIGAWLGSLVFGHWGPEVGGFYIIPALIGAIILVFIVSFIMKNMRKHAS from the coding sequence ATGGAATTTCTTTGGGCATTAATTATTGGAGGTATAATTGGTTGGTTAGCTGGATTAATAGTAGGTAAGGATATACCAGGAGGAGTTATTGGTAATATCATTGCAGGGTTTATTGGGGCTTGGCTTGGTTCACTTGTATTTGGACACTGGGGACCAGAGGTTGGTGGATTTTATATTATTCCAGCATTAATTGGAGCGATCATCTTAGTATTCATTGTTAGCTTTATTATGAAAAACATGCGAAAACACGCTTCATAA
- a CDS encoding ABC transporter substrate-binding protein, with product MVKKFGVQKLVLLLFSVMLLFGAAACSSNNTSSDEKESGGKTKLTIWIWPNMGIEKQIEQYAKDNNIEVDIQTSEFEDVHSNLTTALAAGSGAPDISAIEVKGIDKMKANPDHFHNLLDLGAEDVKGDYLDWKWQQALTADGKHLLGLPTDIGPQAMAYRADVFEQAGLPTDREEVAALFNTWDDYLKVGEQIKAKTGKALIDSPNGAYTVLEGQGDEKYYDKDGNIIVQDNAQIKKAYDFAMEIIDKDLTAGFEQFSSEWGTGMLNGDYATILAPAWMMTSMKATAPDASGKWDMTLLPEGSGNWGGSFLTIPKQSKNAEEAYKLIEWLLSPEQQLVTFKESGNFPSTPGIYDSEEIQSFTSEYFNNAPVGKIYAEAAQNVKPIIEGPESIQVEQIIGDAITRVKDGQAKPDASWDKAMEQLERELAR from the coding sequence ATGGTAAAAAAGTTTGGGGTGCAAAAGTTAGTCCTACTCTTGTTTAGTGTCATGCTTTTATTTGGTGCTGCAGCTTGTAGTAGTAACAACACATCTAGTGATGAAAAAGAAAGTGGTGGAAAAACAAAGCTGACGATTTGGATATGGCCAAACATGGGGATTGAAAAACAGATTGAACAATATGCAAAAGATAATAATATTGAAGTTGATATACAAACATCAGAATTTGAAGATGTACATAGTAACTTAACTACTGCGTTGGCTGCAGGTAGTGGTGCTCCTGACATCTCTGCTATTGAAGTAAAAGGAATCGATAAAATGAAAGCGAATCCAGATCACTTTCATAACCTTCTTGATTTAGGGGCAGAAGATGTAAAAGGCGATTATTTAGACTGGAAATGGCAGCAAGCATTAACTGCAGATGGCAAACACTTGCTAGGTTTACCAACAGATATTGGGCCACAAGCAATGGCGTATCGTGCAGATGTTTTTGAACAAGCTGGTTTACCAACAGATCGTGAGGAAGTAGCAGCACTGTTTAACACATGGGATGACTACCTTAAAGTTGGTGAACAAATTAAAGCAAAAACAGGTAAGGCATTAATTGATTCTCCTAATGGCGCTTATACTGTCTTGGAGGGACAAGGTGACGAAAAGTATTATGATAAAGACGGAAATATCATTGTACAAGATAATGCTCAGATCAAAAAAGCATATGATTTTGCAATGGAGATTATTGATAAAGATTTAACTGCAGGATTTGAACAATTTTCATCAGAGTGGGGAACAGGAATGTTAAATGGTGATTATGCAACAATTCTTGCTCCTGCATGGATGATGACTTCCATGAAAGCTACTGCACCAGATGCTTCAGGAAAATGGGATATGACATTACTTCCTGAAGGATCAGGTAACTGGGGAGGTTCATTCCTAACCATTCCAAAACAATCTAAGAATGCTGAAGAGGCATATAAACTAATTGAGTGGCTGTTATCACCTGAACAACAATTAGTAACATTTAAGGAATCTGGTAATTTCCCTTCTACACCTGGTATTTACGATTCTGAAGAAATTCAGAGTTTTACTAGTGAATATTTTAATAACGCGCCTGTAGGAAAAATTTACGCAGAAGCTGCTCAAAATGTAAAACCTATCATTGAAGGACCAGAGTCTATCCAAGTTGAGCAAATTATCGGTGATGCCATTACTCGAGTGAAGGACGGGCAAGCAAAACCAGATGCTAGCTGGGATAAAGCAATGGAACAACTTGAACGTGAATTAGCTCGCTAA